The following are encoded in a window of Danio aesculapii chromosome 12, fDanAes4.1, whole genome shotgun sequence genomic DNA:
- the sun1a gene encoding SUN domain-containing protein 1 isoform X3 gives MTSDDTWNLESWGWTVLSSYSSSIDFERDLRTGPICESPRMSRRSLRLHTSTSHYGEDSLLDHHSASYSREKTLKSRRSCHSVSGTAPNFQTPRFASTSVLQAHNSTLNSCAPSDASLLSSLLDESSIQERTLVDSFWGLDEECEIHDQPIISQLITMEAKMQTSTTQNGHISKDCTIPSPSKNDSSLNNAAVHQASFTEAPNTATTLYCRDKNRKYKPGNQKYISTMSVKEVVLQKEQPKFSGVLCDDCKRKQNFATDKPFSQEQKPVETLWGLILFPGRAASNSILWLVNLFTTCLPMLSKVLFLLPLLLFLALYYWGPSGLIAMLPATNLMRDSSHLSPPTASMHGLDEGQTTTDTDSQRPSVVSSVEAERLMRLEESVSQLWDRVAGGLLRQEEQHTEMLSLYNTLRSEIHGYTDRESLGKWIGDLLEERFSLLKGEVQKEAKYTQQRQEKHAEERQSENTRLAEAEALLQTLARRTEELQRKQEPTLRKVPEAEAPSPDPQREEAESSSAEALLVEVRRLEDALERIRDDVQGLMKCRDKCEQLDSLSSVSAQVKEEIKSLFYGNDGAAELELPESLLQWISDHFVSTSELQTSLSALESSILGNLSLQVEEGQSPSKETITKTVLNAAGEAGLSEEHVQLIVTNAIKLYSEDRIAMVDYALESGGGSIISTRCSESFNTKTALLSLFGLPLWYFSQSPRVVIQPEVHPGNCWAFKGSTGYIVIGLSMKIVPTAFTLEHVAKSLSPTGNISSAPREFNVYGLDDEQQEEGQLLGQYVYEEDGDSLQTFLVSDEVSSAFQIIEMRVLSNWGNPEYTCVYRFRVHGKTS, from the exons ATCCAGCTACTCCTCTTCCATCGACTTTGAGAGGGATCTCAGGACTGGGCCCATCTGTGAGTCACCCAGGATGTCCAGACGCAGTCTCCGTCTGCACACCAGCACAAGTCACTATGGGGAAGACAGCCTGCTTGACCACCACAGCGCCTCCTACAGCCGTGAAAA GACTCTGAAGAGCAGAAGATCCTGTCATTCTGTTTCAGGGACAGCACCAAATTTTCAAACTCCGAGGTTTGCCTCAACATCAGTCCTGCAGGCACATAACAGCACCCTGAACAGCTGTGCGCCCAGTGATGCCTCTCTGCTGTCCTCTTTGCTGGATGAGTCCTCCATACAGGAGCGCACACTGGTTGACAGCTTCTGGG GTTTAGATGAAGAATGTGAAATCCATG accaaCCCATCATTTCACAACTCATCACAATGGAAGCCAAGATGCAGACCTCCACAACACAGAATGGCCACATCTCCAAAGACTGCACCATCCCGTCTCCCTCCAAGAACGACAGCTCCCTTAATAATGCTGCTGTACATCAGGCATCTTTTACAGAGGCTCCCAACACTGCCACAACATTGTACTGCAGGGACAAGAATCGCAAATATAAACCAG GCAATCAGAAATACATCAGCACTATGAGTGTTAAAGAGGTGGTGCTTCAAAAGGAGCAACCAAAGTTCAGCGGCGTACTGT GTGATGATTGCAAAAGGAAGCAGAATTTTGCTACAGACAAACCATTTTCCCAGGAACAGAAGCCTGTAGAGACCTTATGGGGGCTTATACTTTTTCCAG GGAGGGCAGCCTCAAATAGCATCTTGTGGCTAGTCAATCTCTTCACAAC GTGTCTGCCTATGCTTTCAAAAGTCCTGTTTCTTCTTCCTTTACTTCTGTTCCTCG CTCTATACTATTGGGGGCCATCTGGACTGATAGCCATGCTGCCTGCAACTAATTTGATGAGGGACAGCTCCCACCTCAGTCCTCCAACAGCCTCCATGCATGGCTTAGATGAGGGACAAACTACTACTGACACAGACTCCCAG AGGCCATCAGTGGTGTCTTCAGTAGAGGCAGAGAGGCTGATGCGTTTGGAGGAGAGCGTGTCTCAGCTGTGGGATCGAGTGGCTGGAGGTTTGCTCAGGCAGGAGGAGCAACACACTGAAATGCTCAGCCTGTATAACACCCTGCGCTCCGAGATTCACGGATACACTGACAGAGAGAGTCTGGGCAAGTGGATTGGAGATCTGTTGGAGGAGAGATTCAGCCTTCTGAAAGGAGAAGTACAGAAAGAGGCCAAGTATACACAGCAG CGTCAGGAAAAGCATGCAGAAGAGCGTCAGTCAGAGAACACTCGACTCGCTGAAGCTGAGGCTTTACTCCAGACGCTTGCACGCAGAACTGAG gaGCTGCAGAGAAAACAAGAGCCCACACTCAGAAAGGTTCCTGAGGCAGAGGCGCCTAGCCCTGATCCTCAAAG AGAGGAGGCTGAGAGCAGCTCTGCTGAGGCTCTTCTGGTAGAGGTGAGGCGTCTAGAAGACGCTTTGGAGAGGATCAGAGATGATGTACAGGGGCTGATGAAATGCAGAGACAAATGTGAGCAACTGGACTCCTTAAGCTCA GTATCTGCACAGGTGAAGGAGGAaataaagtctttgttttatggCAATGATGGAGCAGCAGAGCtggagcttccagaatctctcctgcAGTGGATCTCGGATCACTTTGTGAGCACTTCTGAACTGCAGACCTCACTCAGTGCATTGGAGAGCAGCATTCTGGGTAACCTGTCCCTTCAGGTAGAAGAGGGCCAGTCACCTTCTAAAGAGACGATCACCAAAACTGTACTAAATGCCGCAGGGGAGGCAGGCCTCTCTGAGGAA CATGTACAGCTGATTGTCACCAATGCAATAAAGCTCTACTCTGAGGACCGCATTGCTATGGTGGACTATGCATTGGAATCTGGAG GAGGAAGCATCATAAGCACACGTTGTTCAGAGTCCTTCAACACCAAAACTGCACTGCTGAGTCTGTTTGGCCTCCCGCTGTGGTACTTCTCTCAGTCACCACGTGtagtcatacag CCAGAAGTGCATCCAGGCAACTGCTGGGCATTTAAAGGTTCAACTGGATATATAGTGATTGGATTGTCCATGAAGATTGTGCCAACAGCCTTTACACTGGAACATGTGGCTAAATCTCTGTCGCCCACTGGAAACATCAGCAGTGCCCCACGAGAATTCAATGTATAT GGTCTTGATGATGAGCAGCAGGAAGAGGGGCAGTTGCTGGGACAGTACGTTTATGAAGAAGATGGGGATTCTCTTCAGACCTTTCTGGTCTCT
- the sun1a gene encoding SUN domain-containing protein 1 isoform X1 has translation MTSDDTWNLESWGWTVLSSYSSSIDFERDLRTGPICESPRMSRRSLRLHTSTSHYGEDSLLDHHSASYSREKTLKSRRSCHSVSGTAPNFQTPRFASTSVLQAHNSTLNSCAPSDASLLSSLLDESSIQERTLVDSFWGLDEECEIHDQPIISQLITMEAKMQTSTTQNGHISKDCTIPSPSKNDSSLNNAAVHQASFTEAPNTATTLYCRDKNRKYKPGVLGKLSEMCLNFSIRILALVVYIFTLLIQVPLLKGLVLSVSLWCVRVAKAIAHSSTTLLRKALMSVRQMKAACCRAKRGNQKYISTMSVKEVVLQKEQPKFSGVLWRAASNSILWLVNLFTTCLPMLSKVLFLLPLLLFLALYYWGPSGLIAMLPATNLMRDSSHLSPPTASMHGLDEGQTTTDTDSQRPSVVSSVEAERLMRLEESVSQLWDRVAGGLLRQEEQHTEMLSLYNTLRSEIHGYTDRESLGKWIGDLLEERFSLLKGEVQKEAKYTQQRQEKHAEERQSENTRLAEAEALLQTLARRTEELQRKQEPTLRKVPEAEAPSPDPQREEAESSSAEALLVEVRRLEDALERIRDDVQGLMKCRDKCEQLDSLSSVSAQVKEEIKSLFYGNDGAAELELPESLLQWISDHFVSTSELQTSLSALESSILGNLSLQVEEGQSPSKETITKTVLNAAGEAGLSEEHVQLIVTNAIKLYSEDRIAMVDYALESGGGSIISTRCSESFNTKTALLSLFGLPLWYFSQSPRVVIQPEVHPGNCWAFKGSTGYIVIGLSMKIVPTAFTLEHVAKSLSPTGNISSAPREFNVYGLDDEQQEEGQLLGQYVYEEDGDSLQTFLVSDEVSSAFQIIEMRVLSNWGNPEYTCVYRFRVHGKTS, from the exons ATCCAGCTACTCCTCTTCCATCGACTTTGAGAGGGATCTCAGGACTGGGCCCATCTGTGAGTCACCCAGGATGTCCAGACGCAGTCTCCGTCTGCACACCAGCACAAGTCACTATGGGGAAGACAGCCTGCTTGACCACCACAGCGCCTCCTACAGCCGTGAAAA GACTCTGAAGAGCAGAAGATCCTGTCATTCTGTTTCAGGGACAGCACCAAATTTTCAAACTCCGAGGTTTGCCTCAACATCAGTCCTGCAGGCACATAACAGCACCCTGAACAGCTGTGCGCCCAGTGATGCCTCTCTGCTGTCCTCTTTGCTGGATGAGTCCTCCATACAGGAGCGCACACTGGTTGACAGCTTCTGGG GTTTAGATGAAGAATGTGAAATCCATG accaaCCCATCATTTCACAACTCATCACAATGGAAGCCAAGATGCAGACCTCCACAACACAGAATGGCCACATCTCCAAAGACTGCACCATCCCGTCTCCCTCCAAGAACGACAGCTCCCTTAATAATGCTGCTGTACATCAGGCATCTTTTACAGAGGCTCCCAACACTGCCACAACATTGTACTGCAGGGACAAGAATCGCAAATATAAACCAG GTGTACTGGGGAAGTTGTCTGAGATGTGCCTAAATTTCAGCATCAGAATTCTTGCACTTGTAGTGTACATATTCACACTGCTTATACAGGTGCCTCTGCTCAAAG GTCTGGTGTTATCGGTATCGCTCTGGTGTGTGCGAGTGGCTAAGGCAATTGCTCACTCCTCAACCACTTTGCTCAGGAAGGCACTCATGTCTGTGCGGCAAATGAAAGCCGCCTGCTGCCGTGCTAAGAGAG GCAATCAGAAATACATCAGCACTATGAGTGTTAAAGAGGTGGTGCTTCAAAAGGAGCAACCAAAGTTCAGCGGCGTACTGT GGAGGGCAGCCTCAAATAGCATCTTGTGGCTAGTCAATCTCTTCACAAC GTGTCTGCCTATGCTTTCAAAAGTCCTGTTTCTTCTTCCTTTACTTCTGTTCCTCG CTCTATACTATTGGGGGCCATCTGGACTGATAGCCATGCTGCCTGCAACTAATTTGATGAGGGACAGCTCCCACCTCAGTCCTCCAACAGCCTCCATGCATGGCTTAGATGAGGGACAAACTACTACTGACACAGACTCCCAG AGGCCATCAGTGGTGTCTTCAGTAGAGGCAGAGAGGCTGATGCGTTTGGAGGAGAGCGTGTCTCAGCTGTGGGATCGAGTGGCTGGAGGTTTGCTCAGGCAGGAGGAGCAACACACTGAAATGCTCAGCCTGTATAACACCCTGCGCTCCGAGATTCACGGATACACTGACAGAGAGAGTCTGGGCAAGTGGATTGGAGATCTGTTGGAGGAGAGATTCAGCCTTCTGAAAGGAGAAGTACAGAAAGAGGCCAAGTATACACAGCAG CGTCAGGAAAAGCATGCAGAAGAGCGTCAGTCAGAGAACACTCGACTCGCTGAAGCTGAGGCTTTACTCCAGACGCTTGCACGCAGAACTGAG gaGCTGCAGAGAAAACAAGAGCCCACACTCAGAAAGGTTCCTGAGGCAGAGGCGCCTAGCCCTGATCCTCAAAG AGAGGAGGCTGAGAGCAGCTCTGCTGAGGCTCTTCTGGTAGAGGTGAGGCGTCTAGAAGACGCTTTGGAGAGGATCAGAGATGATGTACAGGGGCTGATGAAATGCAGAGACAAATGTGAGCAACTGGACTCCTTAAGCTCA GTATCTGCACAGGTGAAGGAGGAaataaagtctttgttttatggCAATGATGGAGCAGCAGAGCtggagcttccagaatctctcctgcAGTGGATCTCGGATCACTTTGTGAGCACTTCTGAACTGCAGACCTCACTCAGTGCATTGGAGAGCAGCATTCTGGGTAACCTGTCCCTTCAGGTAGAAGAGGGCCAGTCACCTTCTAAAGAGACGATCACCAAAACTGTACTAAATGCCGCAGGGGAGGCAGGCCTCTCTGAGGAA CATGTACAGCTGATTGTCACCAATGCAATAAAGCTCTACTCTGAGGACCGCATTGCTATGGTGGACTATGCATTGGAATCTGGAG GAGGAAGCATCATAAGCACACGTTGTTCAGAGTCCTTCAACACCAAAACTGCACTGCTGAGTCTGTTTGGCCTCCCGCTGTGGTACTTCTCTCAGTCACCACGTGtagtcatacag CCAGAAGTGCATCCAGGCAACTGCTGGGCATTTAAAGGTTCAACTGGATATATAGTGATTGGATTGTCCATGAAGATTGTGCCAACAGCCTTTACACTGGAACATGTGGCTAAATCTCTGTCGCCCACTGGAAACATCAGCAGTGCCCCACGAGAATTCAATGTATAT GGTCTTGATGATGAGCAGCAGGAAGAGGGGCAGTTGCTGGGACAGTACGTTTATGAAGAAGATGGGGATTCTCTTCAGACCTTTCTGGTCTCT
- the sun1a gene encoding SUN domain-containing protein 1 isoform X2 produces MTSDDTWNLESWGWTVLSSYSSSIDFERDLRTGPICESPRMSRRSLRLHTSTSHYGEDSLLDHHSASYSREKTLKSRRSCHSVSGTAPNFQTPRFASTSVLQAHNSTLNSCAPSDASLLSSLLDESSIQERTLVDSFWGLDEECEIHDQPIISQLITMEAKMQTSTTQNGHISKDCTIPSPSKNDSSLNNAAVHQASFTEAPNTATTLYCRDKNRKYKPGLVLSVSLWCVRVAKAIAHSSTTLLRKALMSVRQMKAACCRAKRGNQKYISTMSVKEVVLQKEQPKFSGVLCDDCKRKQNFATDKPFSQEQKPVETLWGLILFPGRAASNSILWLVNLFTTCLPMLSKVLFLLPLLLFLALYYWGPSGLIAMLPATNLMRDSSHLSPPTASMHGLDEGQTTTDTDSQRPSVVSSVEAERLMRLEESVSQLWDRVAGGLLRQEEQHTEMLSLYNTLRSEIHGYTDRESLGKWIGDLLEERFSLLKGEVQKEAKYTQQRQEKHAEERQSENTRLAEAEALLQTLARRTEELQRKQEPTLRKVPEAEAPSPDPQREEAESSSAEALLVEVRRLEDALERIRDDVQGLMKCRDKCEQLDSLSSVSAQVKEEIKSLFYGNDGAAELELPESLLQWISDHFVSTSELQTSLSALESSILGNLSLQVEEGQSPSKETITKTVLNAAGEAGLSEEHVQLIVTNAIKLYSEDRIAMVDYALESGGGSIISTRCSESFNTKTALLSLFGLPLWYFSQSPRVVIQPEVHPGNCWAFKGSTGYIVIGLSMKIVPTAFTLEHVAKSLSPTGNISSAPREFNVYGLDDEQQEEGQLLGQYVYEEDGDSLQTFLVSDEVSSAFQIIEMRVLSNWGNPEYTCVYRFRVHGKTS; encoded by the exons ATCCAGCTACTCCTCTTCCATCGACTTTGAGAGGGATCTCAGGACTGGGCCCATCTGTGAGTCACCCAGGATGTCCAGACGCAGTCTCCGTCTGCACACCAGCACAAGTCACTATGGGGAAGACAGCCTGCTTGACCACCACAGCGCCTCCTACAGCCGTGAAAA GACTCTGAAGAGCAGAAGATCCTGTCATTCTGTTTCAGGGACAGCACCAAATTTTCAAACTCCGAGGTTTGCCTCAACATCAGTCCTGCAGGCACATAACAGCACCCTGAACAGCTGTGCGCCCAGTGATGCCTCTCTGCTGTCCTCTTTGCTGGATGAGTCCTCCATACAGGAGCGCACACTGGTTGACAGCTTCTGGG GTTTAGATGAAGAATGTGAAATCCATG accaaCCCATCATTTCACAACTCATCACAATGGAAGCCAAGATGCAGACCTCCACAACACAGAATGGCCACATCTCCAAAGACTGCACCATCCCGTCTCCCTCCAAGAACGACAGCTCCCTTAATAATGCTGCTGTACATCAGGCATCTTTTACAGAGGCTCCCAACACTGCCACAACATTGTACTGCAGGGACAAGAATCGCAAATATAAACCAG GTCTGGTGTTATCGGTATCGCTCTGGTGTGTGCGAGTGGCTAAGGCAATTGCTCACTCCTCAACCACTTTGCTCAGGAAGGCACTCATGTCTGTGCGGCAAATGAAAGCCGCCTGCTGCCGTGCTAAGAGAG GCAATCAGAAATACATCAGCACTATGAGTGTTAAAGAGGTGGTGCTTCAAAAGGAGCAACCAAAGTTCAGCGGCGTACTGT GTGATGATTGCAAAAGGAAGCAGAATTTTGCTACAGACAAACCATTTTCCCAGGAACAGAAGCCTGTAGAGACCTTATGGGGGCTTATACTTTTTCCAG GGAGGGCAGCCTCAAATAGCATCTTGTGGCTAGTCAATCTCTTCACAAC GTGTCTGCCTATGCTTTCAAAAGTCCTGTTTCTTCTTCCTTTACTTCTGTTCCTCG CTCTATACTATTGGGGGCCATCTGGACTGATAGCCATGCTGCCTGCAACTAATTTGATGAGGGACAGCTCCCACCTCAGTCCTCCAACAGCCTCCATGCATGGCTTAGATGAGGGACAAACTACTACTGACACAGACTCCCAG AGGCCATCAGTGGTGTCTTCAGTAGAGGCAGAGAGGCTGATGCGTTTGGAGGAGAGCGTGTCTCAGCTGTGGGATCGAGTGGCTGGAGGTTTGCTCAGGCAGGAGGAGCAACACACTGAAATGCTCAGCCTGTATAACACCCTGCGCTCCGAGATTCACGGATACACTGACAGAGAGAGTCTGGGCAAGTGGATTGGAGATCTGTTGGAGGAGAGATTCAGCCTTCTGAAAGGAGAAGTACAGAAAGAGGCCAAGTATACACAGCAG CGTCAGGAAAAGCATGCAGAAGAGCGTCAGTCAGAGAACACTCGACTCGCTGAAGCTGAGGCTTTACTCCAGACGCTTGCACGCAGAACTGAG gaGCTGCAGAGAAAACAAGAGCCCACACTCAGAAAGGTTCCTGAGGCAGAGGCGCCTAGCCCTGATCCTCAAAG AGAGGAGGCTGAGAGCAGCTCTGCTGAGGCTCTTCTGGTAGAGGTGAGGCGTCTAGAAGACGCTTTGGAGAGGATCAGAGATGATGTACAGGGGCTGATGAAATGCAGAGACAAATGTGAGCAACTGGACTCCTTAAGCTCA GTATCTGCACAGGTGAAGGAGGAaataaagtctttgttttatggCAATGATGGAGCAGCAGAGCtggagcttccagaatctctcctgcAGTGGATCTCGGATCACTTTGTGAGCACTTCTGAACTGCAGACCTCACTCAGTGCATTGGAGAGCAGCATTCTGGGTAACCTGTCCCTTCAGGTAGAAGAGGGCCAGTCACCTTCTAAAGAGACGATCACCAAAACTGTACTAAATGCCGCAGGGGAGGCAGGCCTCTCTGAGGAA CATGTACAGCTGATTGTCACCAATGCAATAAAGCTCTACTCTGAGGACCGCATTGCTATGGTGGACTATGCATTGGAATCTGGAG GAGGAAGCATCATAAGCACACGTTGTTCAGAGTCCTTCAACACCAAAACTGCACTGCTGAGTCTGTTTGGCCTCCCGCTGTGGTACTTCTCTCAGTCACCACGTGtagtcatacag CCAGAAGTGCATCCAGGCAACTGCTGGGCATTTAAAGGTTCAACTGGATATATAGTGATTGGATTGTCCATGAAGATTGTGCCAACAGCCTTTACACTGGAACATGTGGCTAAATCTCTGTCGCCCACTGGAAACATCAGCAGTGCCCCACGAGAATTCAATGTATAT GGTCTTGATGATGAGCAGCAGGAAGAGGGGCAGTTGCTGGGACAGTACGTTTATGAAGAAGATGGGGATTCTCTTCAGACCTTTCTGGTCTCT